The following are encoded together in the Arcobacter aquimarinus genome:
- a CDS encoding substrate-binding domain-containing protein, whose protein sequence is MTFKKTSMALIASALLATTLTAREQIKIVGSSTVYPFSSSVAEEFGATTKFPTPVVESTGTGGGMKLFCAGVDLNTPDITNASRRMKDKELKMCEENGVKDITEALIGFDGIAIAQSAKVAGFNVTKAQLALAVAEEVPSADGKTLIKNPYKKWSDIDASLPNREITVYGPPKSSGTRDSFEELVLQSVFEKMPVYTNLYKADEKANKKYKAYSVIRTDGAYVESGENDNLIVQKLTKNEAAIGIFGYSFLEENKDKVMGITIDSIAPTADTISTGKYPVARSMYFYIKNAHNKEVPALKEFTNLFMSEKMIGKDGILGEIGLITLDDKTREIARTKVMNNEKLTIEQLKH, encoded by the coding sequence ATGACATTCAAAAAAACATCAATGGCCTTAATTGCAAGTGCTTTATTAGCAACAACTTTAACTGCAAGAGAACAAATCAAAATCGTAGGTTCATCAACTGTTTACCCTTTTTCATCTTCTGTAGCTGAAGAGTTTGGTGCAACTACAAAATTCCCAACTCCAGTTGTAGAATCAACAGGAACAGGTGGAGGAATGAAACTATTTTGTGCTGGTGTTGATTTAAATACGCCTGATATTACAAATGCTTCAAGAAGAATGAAAGATAAAGAATTAAAAATGTGTGAAGAAAATGGTGTTAAAGATATAACTGAAGCATTAATTGGATTTGATGGAATTGCTATTGCACAATCTGCAAAAGTTGCTGGATTTAATGTTACAAAAGCACAATTAGCTTTAGCTGTAGCAGAAGAAGTACCAAGTGCTGATGGAAAAACATTAATTAAAAATCCATATAAAAAATGGTCAGACATTGATGCATCATTACCAAATAGAGAAATTACTGTTTATGGTCCTCCAAAATCTTCAGGAACAAGAGACTCATTTGAAGAGTTAGTTTTACAATCTGTATTTGAAAAAATGCCAGTTTATACTAATTTATATAAAGCAGATGAAAAAGCGAATAAAAAATATAAAGCTTATTCTGTTATTAGAACTGATGGAGCTTATGTAGAATCAGGTGAAAATGATAACTTAATCGTTCAAAAACTTACTAAAAATGAAGCTGCAATTGGTATCTTTGGATATTCATTTTTAGAAGAAAATAAAGATAAAGTTATGGGAATTACAATTGATAGTATAGCTCCAACAGCTGATACTATTTCAACAGGGAAATATCCAGTTGCTAGATCTATGTATTTTTATATCAAAAATGCACACAATAAAGAAGTGCCTGCTTTAAAAGAATTTACAAATTTATTTATGTCTGAAAAAATGATTGGTAAAGATGGAATCTTAGGAGAAATCGGATTAATTACTTTAGATGACAAAACAAGAGAAATTGCAAGAACTAAAGTTATGAATAATGAAAAATTAACTATTGAGCAATTAAAACATTAA
- a CDS encoding DUF1653 domain-containing protein — protein sequence MIELNKIYIHYKNKKLYTPLNFCKLQEDNIWIKAVIYKPNDCDELFVRSYKEFEKKFTKH from the coding sequence ATGATTGAACTTAATAAAATATATATTCACTACAAAAATAAAAAACTTTATACTCCCCTAAACTTTTGTAAGCTACAAGAAGATAATATTTGGATTAAAGCTGTCATTTACAAACCAAATGATTGTGATGAACTTTTTGTAAGAAGTTACAAAGAGTTTGAAAAAAAATTTACAAAACATTAA
- the prfA gene encoding peptide chain release factor 1: MLKDKLQPFINRYEEINNLLMAPDITNDIKRMTELSKEQSSIQPIVSKAREYIKLIENIDENKMMLDDPELGDLAKEELKELETKKPVLEDEIKFLMIPKDPNDDKNIYLELRAGTGGDEAAIFVGDLFRGYLRYAENNDWKVEIMSSSESESGGYKEIVILVKGDHVYSKLKFEGGTHRVQRVPATESQGRVHTSAITVAVMPEVDDVEVEIDPNDLKIDVMRASGNGGQSVNTTDSAVRITHIPSGIVVTNQDQKSQHKNKDRAMKVLKAKLYEVEMQKKMEAEGATRKEQVGTGDRSGRIRTYNYPQNRISDHRINLTLYRLDYIMNDGLFDEVIDPLIADHQSKLIEANGL; this comes from the coding sequence ATGTTAAAAGATAAACTTCAACCATTCATTAATAGATACGAAGAAATTAATAACTTATTAATGGCTCCTGATATCACTAATGATATAAAACGAATGACTGAACTTTCTAAAGAACAGTCAAGCATTCAACCAATTGTTTCTAAGGCTAGAGAATATATTAAGTTAATAGAAAATATTGATGAAAATAAAATGATGCTTGATGATCCTGAATTAGGTGATTTAGCAAAAGAAGAACTAAAAGAATTAGAAACGAAAAAACCAGTACTTGAAGATGAAATAAAGTTTTTAATGATTCCAAAAGATCCAAATGATGACAAAAACATCTATTTGGAACTAAGAGCTGGTACAGGTGGTGATGAAGCTGCAATATTTGTAGGTGATTTATTTAGGGGTTACTTAAGATATGCAGAGAACAATGATTGGAAAGTTGAAATCATGAGTTCAAGTGAGAGTGAATCTGGGGGTTACAAAGAAATTGTAATTCTAGTAAAAGGTGACCACGTATATTCAAAATTAAAATTTGAAGGTGGTACACATAGGGTTCAAAGGGTTCCTGCTACTGAATCTCAAGGTAGAGTTCATACTTCTGCCATTACTGTTGCTGTTATGCCTGAAGTTGACGATGTTGAAGTAGAAATAGATCCAAATGATTTAAAAATTGATGTTATGAGAGCCAGTGGAAATGGTGGTCAATCTGTAAATACTACAGACTCGGCTGTTAGAATCACTCATATTCCATCTGGAATCGTTGTAACAAATCAAGACCAAAAATCTCAACACAAAAATAAAGACAGAGCTATGAAAGTTTTAAAGGCAAAACTTTATGAAGTCGAGATGCAAAAAAAGATGGAAGCTGAAGGTGCTACAAGAAAAGAGCAAGTAGGAACTGGTGATAGAAGTGGAAGAATTAGAACTTATAACTATCCACAAAATAGAATCAGTGATCATAGAATTAACTTAACTCTGTACAGACTTGACTACATCATGAATGATGGTTTGTTTGATGAAGTGATTGATCCTCTTATTGCTGATCATCAATCAAAACTTATCGAAGCTAATGGACTATAA
- the rpsT gene encoding 30S ribosomal protein S20: MANHKSCEKRARQTKIKTERNRFYKTRIKNVTKNVLAAIEGVDKEKAVEAMKTANKYLHHCVSKGILKKGTAARKVSRLQVKVNAI; the protein is encoded by the coding sequence ATGGCAAATCATAAATCTTGCGAAAAAAGAGCTAGACAAACGAAAATTAAAACTGAAAGAAACAGATTTTACAAAACAAGAATCAAAAATGTTACTAAAAATGTATTAGCAGCTATTGAAGGTGTTGATAAAGAAAAAGCTGTTGAGGCTATGAAAACTGCAAACAAATACTTACACCACTGCGTTTCTAAAGGTATCTTAAAAAAAGGTACAGCTGCTAGAAAAGTAAGTAGATTACAAGTAAAAGTTAACGCTATATAA
- the glmM gene encoding phosphoglucosamine mutase, whose translation MKLFGTDGVRGKAGDFLDAITVLKLAKAAGIYFRKHSTTKRILVGKDTRRSGYMIENALVSGLTAVGYNVIQIGPMPTPAIAYLTESMRCDAGIMISASHNPFEDNGIKFFDNHGNKLSVACEKAIEEIFNDDDLMTSEQVTGREIGSSKRIDDVIGRYIVSIKSSFPKDLTLSGLRIVLDCANGAAYKVGPTILEELGADVITINNKPNGFNINDNCGAMHPETVAKLVKEYRADIGLALDGDADRLVVVDEKGEIVDGDKLIGALCSFLNNEKLLKGNACVATVMSNKALEDYLAKQKIELFRSDVGDKYVLEVMKEKGINFGGEQSGHIIFSDVAKTGDGLASALQVLALVIKSGKKASEVLNPFSLYPQILHNMKVTEKIPLNQIKGLDEILKPIREKGMRDLIRYSGTENKIRLLLEGKNKKDVEDGMQTLISFFKKAL comes from the coding sequence ATGAAACTATTCGGAACTGATGGTGTTAGAGGAAAAGCAGGTGATTTTTTAGATGCGATAACTGTATTAAAGCTAGCTAAAGCTGCAGGTATATATTTTAGAAAGCATTCTACTACAAAAAGGATTCTTGTTGGAAAAGATACAAGAAGAAGTGGTTATATGATTGAAAATGCCTTAGTTAGTGGCTTAACAGCTGTTGGCTATAATGTAATTCAAATAGGTCCAATGCCAACTCCTGCAATTGCATATTTAACAGAGAGTATGAGATGTGATGCTGGTATTATGATTAGTGCTTCTCACAATCCCTTTGAAGATAATGGAATAAAGTTTTTTGATAATCATGGAAATAAATTAAGTGTAGCATGTGAAAAAGCTATCGAAGAAATTTTCAATGATGACGATTTAATGACTAGTGAACAAGTAACAGGAAGAGAAATAGGTTCATCTAAAAGAATAGATGATGTTATTGGAAGATATATTGTTTCTATTAAAAGTTCATTTCCTAAAGATTTAACTTTAAGTGGATTAAGAATAGTGCTTGATTGTGCAAATGGTGCTGCTTATAAGGTTGGCCCAACTATTCTAGAAGAATTAGGAGCAGACGTTATAACAATAAATAATAAGCCAAATGGTTTTAATATAAATGATAATTGTGGAGCAATGCATCCTGAAACTGTTGCCAAATTAGTAAAAGAGTATAGAGCTGATATTGGACTTGCTTTAGATGGTGATGCTGATAGATTAGTTGTTGTTGATGAAAAGGGTGAAATAGTTGATGGAGATAAACTAATAGGGGCATTATGTAGTTTTTTAAATAATGAAAAATTATTAAAAGGAAATGCTTGTGTTGCTACTGTTATGTCAAATAAAGCCCTTGAAGATTATTTAGCTAAACAAAAAATCGAGTTATTTAGGTCTGATGTGGGTGATAAATATGTTCTTGAAGTTATGAAAGAAAAAGGTATCAATTTTGGTGGGGAACAAAGTGGGCATATTATTTTTTCTGATGTTGCAAAAACAGGAGATGGACTAGCTTCTGCACTTCAAGTTTTAGCATTAGTTATAAAATCAGGTAAAAAAGCAAGTGAAGTTTTAAATCCATTTAGTTTATATCCTCAAATTTTACATAATATGAAAGTAACAGAAAAAATACCATTAAATCAGATAAAGGGTTTAGATGAGATATTAAAACCTATCAGAGAAAAAGGTATGAGAGATTTGATTAGATATTCAGGGACTGAAAATAAAATTAGATTGTTACTTGAAGGAAAAAATAAGAAAGATGTTGAAGATGGAATGCAAACATTAATTTCATTTTTTAAAAAGGCATTATGA
- the lspA gene encoding signal peptidase II, whose product MKKNLKIATTIFIVVFIIDQIVKYGFANLGWDVNGPYMSLKLAYNYGVAFSMFSFLAEYLKYIQLFMVFAGTVYLFMNKDVFKEYYIPIALLYAGGLSNILDRFTYEGVVDYFYWHYGFEFAIFNIADVMINIAVAIIIYKQIKQSREEKKEKAKNN is encoded by the coding sequence ATGAAAAAAAATTTAAAAATAGCAACAACAATTTTTATTGTTGTTTTTATAATAGATCAAATAGTTAAATATGGTTTTGCAAATTTAGGCTGGGATGTTAATGGTCCTTATATGTCTTTAAAATTAGCATATAACTATGGAGTTGCTTTTTCAATGTTTTCTTTTCTAGCAGAATACTTAAAATATATTCAACTTTTTATGGTTTTTGCGGGAACGGTTTATTTGTTTATGAACAAGGATGTTTTTAAAGAATATTATATTCCCATAGCTTTACTTTATGCAGGAGGTTTGTCTAATATTTTAGATAGATTTACTTATGAAGGAGTTGTTGATTATTTTTATTGGCATTATGGATTTGAATTTGCAATATTTAACATAGCAGATGTGATGATAAATATTGCTGTTGCAATAATTATTTATAAACAAATTAAGCAATCAAGAGAAGAAAAAAAAGAAAAAGCAAAAAATAATTAG
- a CDS encoding 3-isopropylmalate dehydratase large subunit encodes MGQTITEKIFSEHVGKKVFAGEIVRSPIDMVIGNDITTPISIKAFEDGGFEKLANPDGFAIVLDHFIPAKDIASANQAKISRDFAMKHNLKNFFDEKDMGIEHALLPEKGLVLPGDVIIGADSHTCTHGALGAFSTGMGSTDISFGMITGGNWFKVPESIKVVFKGKPAPFVTGKDLILEIIRILGVDGALYKALEFTGDTIAYLSMDDRFSLCNMAIEAGAKNGIVAYDEITKEFLDKVGEANGGLRAEPKIHYSDDDANYCQIIEIDVEKLEPVIAYPFLPSNGHSVSQAVSDNIRVDQVFIGSCTNGRLSDFKIAAEILKDKKVARHVRLILTPGTQKILREATKLGYIDTLVDAGGVVSNPTCGACLGGYMGILGDNEVCISTTNRNFVGRMGSRSSKIYLANSAVAAASAISGYITDPRSL; translated from the coding sequence ATGGGTCAAACAATAACAGAAAAGATTTTTAGTGAACATGTAGGTAAAAAAGTTTTTGCAGGAGAAATCGTAAGAAGTCCAATTGATATGGTTATTGGAAATGATATTACTACTCCAATTTCAATTAAAGCTTTTGAAGATGGTGGTTTTGAAAAACTTGCTAATCCGGATGGTTTTGCAATTGTTTTAGACCATTTTATTCCAGCAAAAGACATAGCAAGTGCAAATCAAGCAAAAATTTCAAGAGACTTTGCAATGAAACACAATTTGAAAAATTTCTTTGATGAAAAAGATATGGGAATTGAACATGCCCTTTTACCAGAAAAAGGTTTAGTATTACCAGGAGATGTAATTATTGGTGCAGATTCACATACCTGTACACATGGTGCATTAGGTGCATTCTCTACAGGTATGGGTTCAACTGATATCTCTTTTGGAATGATTACAGGTGGTAACTGGTTTAAAGTTCCTGAATCAATCAAAGTTGTATTTAAAGGTAAACCAGCGCCATTTGTAACTGGGAAAGATTTAATTTTAGAAATTATTAGAATTTTAGGTGTTGATGGAGCTTTATATAAAGCTTTAGAATTCACTGGTGATACAATTGCTTACTTATCAATGGATGATAGATTTTCTTTATGTAACATGGCTATTGAAGCTGGAGCCAAAAATGGAATTGTTGCATATGATGAAATTACAAAAGAATTTTTAGATAAAGTAGGTGAAGCAAATGGTGGTTTAAGAGCAGAACCTAAAATTCACTATTCAGATGATGATGCAAATTATTGTCAAATAATTGAAATTGATGTTGAAAAATTAGAACCAGTTATCGCATATCCATTCTTACCATCAAATGGTCACTCAGTTTCTCAAGCCGTTAGTGATAATATCAGAGTTGACCAAGTATTTATAGGTTCTTGTACAAATGGAAGATTAAGTGACTTTAAAATTGCAGCTGAAATCTTAAAAGATAAAAAAGTAGCAAGACATGTGAGGCTTATTTTAACTCCAGGAACACAAAAAATTCTTAGAGAAGCTACAAAATTAGGATATATTGATACTTTAGTTGATGCAGGTGGAGTTGTTTCAAATCCAACTTGTGGAGCTTGTTTAGGTGGATATATGGGAATTTTAGGAGATAATGAAGTTTGTATCTCTACAACTAATAGAAATTTTGTAGGAAGAATGGGTTCAAGAAGCTCAAAAATATACTTAGCAAATAGTGCAGTTGCAGCAGCATCAGCGATTTCAGGTTATATAACAGACCCAAGAAGTTTATAA
- the mobA gene encoding molybdenum cofactor guanylyltransferase MobA — MIDIPCVILCGGKSSRMKEDKTLLPFFNSNSLAQFQYHRLKLYFQNIYISSKNDKFDFIDKNYLILDENKEIFSPILALDTIFKKFFNQKIFIITVDSPFVSIESIRALIENSKDVDICVAKTEDKVHNLCGIFDSNISLTIKNMINQDIHKINYLIKQNKFKIIEFPNNDEFMNINTPDDYKKSLICINKIYNSN, encoded by the coding sequence ATGATAGATATACCATGCGTGATTCTTTGCGGTGGTAAAAGCTCAAGAATGAAAGAAGATAAAACTCTTCTTCCTTTCTTTAACTCAAATTCTCTAGCTCAATTTCAATACCATAGATTAAAGTTGTACTTTCAAAATATTTACATTTCATCAAAAAATGACAAGTTTGATTTTATAGATAAAAATTATCTTATATTAGATGAAAATAAAGAAATTTTTTCACCAATTTTAGCTCTTGATACCATTTTTAAGAAATTTTTCAATCAAAAGATATTTATTATAACTGTTGATTCTCCTTTTGTTAGTATAGAATCAATTAGAGCACTAATTGAAAATTCTAAAGATGTTGATATTTGCGTAGCAAAAACAGAAGATAAAGTACATAATTTATGTGGAATATTTGATTCAAATATAAGTTTAACTATTAAAAATATGATTAATCAAGATATACATAAAATAAATTATTTGATAAAACAAAATAAATTTAAAATTATAGAATTTCCTAATAATGATGAATTTATGAATATTAACACTCCAGATGACTATAAAAAATCTTTAATTTGTATAAATAAAATTTATAATTCTAATTAA
- a CDS encoding NAD(P)/FAD-dependent oxidoreductase: MVKNELEKALEIVDSEIKKAGISRRDAFKLAGLGTAAYLANGGTDANAATEAKASEATGKILIIGGGLAGISTAARLVNTLSNPDITIVEPNPKSVTYQPGTTLIASGVYTKEDVDYDTKDFLPKGVTLLKDRAVEFNPEANKVELASGETLTYDFLVVAAGVTLDFGSIKGLEEIGDAYTSEDASKILKVFGDSGITSVYNIDSSVAMWEQTQKFIQKAKDGQKVKGIFTDPNTAIKCGGAPKKVMYLMNSRLNEAKARANAELSFYADSNKLFGVKEYADAIEKQFIERDMKWNFNHNLIGVDIAKKIAIFDKHWQEKGEYDKDLEEYEMVTKHQNVEVPFDFLHITPPQKAPDVIGKSAIGSAKGWVPVNKETLQHVKYKNIFSLGDVAAVPMGKTGGTVRKQYKVLVDNLIAVMEGKEPTSKFDGYTVCPLITDIGKVMLAEFNWTAKPTPSFPLDPTQERYIWWLLKVYLLKPMTQYGMLSGKA, from the coding sequence ATGGTAAAAAATGAGCTAGAAAAAGCACTAGAAATTGTTGATTCAGAAATAAAAAAAGCAGGTATTTCAAGAAGAGATGCATTTAAGTTAGCAGGATTAGGAACAGCAGCTTATCTTGCAAATGGTGGAACTGATGCAAATGCTGCAACAGAAGCTAAAGCAAGTGAAGCTACTGGAAAAATATTGATAATTGGAGGAGGATTAGCAGGTATTTCAACTGCTGCTAGATTAGTTAATACTTTATCAAATCCTGATATTACAATAGTTGAACCAAATCCTAAATCAGTAACTTATCAACCAGGAACAACATTAATTGCTTCAGGTGTTTATACTAAAGAAGATGTTGATTATGACACAAAAGATTTTTTACCTAAAGGTGTGACTTTATTAAAAGATAGAGCTGTAGAATTTAATCCTGAAGCAAACAAAGTTGAATTAGCATCAGGTGAAACATTGACTTATGATTTTTTAGTTGTTGCAGCAGGTGTTACTCTTGATTTTGGTTCAATCAAAGGTTTAGAAGAAATAGGGGATGCATATACATCTGAAGATGCTTCTAAAATATTAAAAGTATTTGGTGATTCAGGAATAACTTCTGTTTATAATATTGATTCATCAGTTGCAATGTGGGAACAAACTCAGAAATTTATACAAAAAGCTAAAGATGGACAAAAAGTAAAAGGTATATTTACTGATCCAAATACTGCTATAAAATGTGGTGGAGCTCCTAAAAAAGTTATGTATTTAATGAATTCAAGGTTAAATGAAGCAAAAGCAAGAGCAAATGCAGAACTGTCATTTTATGCAGATAGTAATAAACTATTTGGAGTAAAAGAGTATGCTGATGCAATTGAAAAACAATTTATAGAAAGAGATATGAAATGGAATTTTAATCATAATTTAATTGGAGTAGATATTGCTAAAAAAATTGCTATATTTGATAAACATTGGCAAGAAAAAGGTGAGTATGATAAAGATTTAGAAGAGTATGAGATGGTAACTAAACATCAAAATGTAGAAGTACCATTTGATTTTTTACATATTACACCTCCACAAAAAGCACCTGATGTAATTGGAAAATCAGCAATTGGTTCAGCAAAAGGTTGGGTTCCTGTAAATAAAGAAACTTTACAACATGTTAAGTATAAAAATATTTTCTCTTTGGGTGATGTTGCAGCTGTTCCTATGGGTAAAACAGGTGGGACAGTAAGAAAACAGTATAAAGTATTGGTTGATAATTTAATAGCAGTTATGGAAGGTAAAGAGCCTACATCTAAATTTGATGGTTATACAGTTTGCCCTTTAATTACAGATATTGGAAAAGTTATGCTTGCAGAATTTAATTGGACAGCAAAACCAACTCCATCTTTCCCCCTTGACCCAACACAAGAGAGATATATTTGGTGGTTATTAAAAGTATATTTACTTAAGCCAATGACTCAATACGGAATGTTAAGCGGAAAAGCATAG
- a CDS encoding rhodanese-like domain-containing protein — MKKILSSFVVATLLTISQSYAQENKVTPEIAQLIKKYNLEQVGFDYVEKKVGIGFRGDAEAILIDARPAVKYEKGTIPSSLNITDTDFENGYKQIVDLAKDKELIVYCAGYNCEKSPIVAQKLKEKGHKNIKLYSAGEPEWSKKSYLEIGTNVVKAYQENNSALLVDARPQIKFFQETIPGSISIPDTNLDKLIGRFPIDKNEKIVTFCAGFSCEKSNIVANKLYTLGYKNVSVYAGGVPAWKEAGLATTASSKVKTEVAVKEKKEFTPNGAKLGEDEGSVDGEWLKALILEDKVPEYVQIVNVLSAKDFKKGHIKGSINIEAEKFSAKELFEKLPKGKTIIFNCTAGSRSIEAWSKLKKGNVDISDILYFDANINCEGEKCKIEVNEPLGA; from the coding sequence ATGAAGAAAATATTAAGTAGTTTTGTAGTTGCAACATTGTTAACAATAAGTCAATCTTATGCACAAGAAAATAAAGTTACACCAGAAATTGCACAGTTAATCAAAAAATATAATTTAGAGCAAGTAGGTTTTGATTATGTAGAGAAAAAAGTAGGTATTGGATTTAGAGGTGATGCTGAAGCTATTTTAATTGATGCAAGACCAGCTGTTAAATATGAAAAAGGTACAATTCCTTCTAGTTTAAATATTACAGATACAGATTTTGAAAATGGATATAAACAGATAGTAGATTTAGCGAAAGATAAAGAATTGATTGTTTATTGTGCAGGGTATAATTGTGAGAAAAGTCCAATTGTTGCTCAAAAATTAAAAGAAAAAGGGCATAAAAATATAAAATTGTATTCAGCAGGTGAACCTGAATGGTCTAAAAAAAGTTATTTAGAAATCGGTACAAATGTTGTAAAAGCATATCAAGAAAATAATAGTGCTTTACTAGTAGATGCAAGACCACAAATTAAGTTTTTTCAAGAAACAATTCCAGGAAGTATTTCAATTCCTGATACTAATTTAGATAAGTTAATAGGAAGATTTCCTATTGATAAGAATGAAAAAATAGTTACTTTTTGTGCAGGATTTTCTTGTGAAAAATCAAATATAGTAGCAAATAAATTATACACTTTAGGTTATAAAAATGTTTCAGTTTATGCAGGTGGAGTTCCAGCTTGGAAAGAGGCAGGATTAGCTACAACGGCTAGTTCTAAAGTTAAAACTGAAGTTGCAGTAAAAGAAAAAAAAGAATTTACTCCAAATGGAGCTAAATTAGGTGAAGATGAAGGTAGTGTGGATGGTGAATGGTTAAAAGCGTTAATATTAGAAGATAAAGTTCCTGAATATGTTCAAATTGTGAATGTTTTAAGCGCAAAAGATTTTAAGAAAGGGCATATAAAAGGTTCTATAAATATTGAAGCAGAAAAATTTAGTGCAAAAGAGTTATTTGAAAAACTTCCAAAAGGGAAAACAATTATTTTTAACTGTACAGCAGGTTCAAGATCTATTGAGGCTTGGAGTAAATTAAAAAAAGGAAATGTTGATATTTCTGATATTTTATATTTTGATGCTAATATAAATTGTGAAGGTGAAAAGTGTAAAATAGAGGTAAATGAACCTTTAGGAGCTTAA
- the rplT gene encoding 50S ribosomal protein L20, whose translation MPRVKTGFVRRRRHKKVLKAARGFFSGRRKHFRKAKEQLERSLVYAFRDRRQKKRDIRKLWIIRINAACRLNDINYSRFMNGLRLSGLELDRKILADMAMNDSAAFASLVVTAKAALK comes from the coding sequence ATGCCTAGAGTAAAAACTGGTTTTGTAAGAAGAAGAAGACATAAAAAGGTATTAAAAGCTGCTAGAGGATTCTTTAGTGGTAGAAGAAAACACTTTAGAAAAGCTAAAGAACAATTAGAAAGATCTTTAGTTTATGCTTTCAGAGATAGAAGACAGAAAAAAAGAGATATCAGAAAATTATGGATTATAAGAATCAATGCAGCTTGTAGATTAAATGATATTAATTATTCAAGATTCATGAATGGATTAAGATTGTCTGGTTTAGAATTAGATAGAAAAATCTTAGCTGATATGGCTATGAATGATTCTGCTGCATTTGCATCTTTAGTGGTAACTGCTAAAGCCGCACTAAAATAA
- the rpmI gene encoding 50S ribosomal protein L35, which translates to MPKMKSVSGALKRFKVKKNGSIKRGSAFRSHILTKMTQKRKRNLRGPKTVHSTDAGRILVALCKA; encoded by the coding sequence ATGCCAAAAATGAAAAGTGTTAGTGGCGCTTTAAAAAGATTTAAAGTGAAGAAAAATGGGTCAATTAAAAGAGGTTCAGCTTTTAGAAGCCACATCTTAACTAAAATGACTCAAAAAAGAAAAAGAAACTTAAGAGGACCAAAAACTGTGCATAGTACAGATGCTGGTAGAATTCTTGTAGCGTTGTGTAAAGCGTAA
- the infC gene encoding translation initiation factor IF-3 has product MNEMITAKEVRCTTDDGTNHGIISTADALKLADEMGLDLVLIAPDGKPPVAKIMDYGKFRYQQEKKKKEAKKNQKVIVIKEIKLSVKIAENDISYKVKHAREFLEDGNHVKFRVFLKGREMANPQSGIDVLKKIWPMLEDIAVMDKEPKLEGRYVNLMALPKKD; this is encoded by the coding sequence ATGAATGAAATGATTACAGCTAAAGAGGTTAGATGTACAACTGATGATGGAACTAATCATGGAATTATAAGCACAGCAGATGCTCTTAAACTTGCTGATGAAATGGGCTTAGATTTAGTATTAATTGCTCCTGATGGAAAACCTCCAGTTGCAAAAATTATGGATTATGGTAAATTTAGATATCAACAAGAAAAAAAGAAAAAAGAAGCTAAGAAAAATCAAAAAGTTATAGTTATAAAAGAAATAAAATTATCTGTTAAAATTGCAGAAAATGACATTAGCTATAAAGTAAAACATGCAAGAGAATTTTTAGAAGATGGAAATCATGTTAAATTCAGAGTCTTCTTAAAAGGTAGAGAAATGGCTAATCCTCAATCGGGTATAGATGTACTTAAAAAAATCTGGCCAATGTTAGAAGATATTGCCGTTATGGATAAAGAACCAAAACTTGAAGGAAGATATGTAAACCTTATGGCTCTTCCTAAAAAAGATTAA